The following coding sequences are from one Treponema bryantii window:
- a CDS encoding RnfABCDGE type electron transport complex subunit D, which yields MSNKIHVSSSPHFNLKCNTTMIMGTVLFALLPEIIMGIVLFRWAALIRILISVASCVCFEYIFQKVTKQKVVIGNLSACVTGVMMALVSPPTAPVWIFVVGAAVAMIVAKGLFGGIGSNVFNPALTGRAFMFLSFPAAMGASWLTPKTISAVDAISSATTLSAMKAGTFAVEQGTYWQYFIGNRAGCIGETSTLLILISFAFLALAHIIDWRAPVAMVGTVAICSCITGENVAMALMTGGLMFGATFMVTDYATAPLTKKGRLIFGFGCGLITFLIRRLGGYPEGVMFSILIMNSVAPFLNNLTARKYGYGKKAGRPADAKEVK from the coding sequence ATGAGCAATAAAATTCATGTTTCTTCTAGCCCTCATTTTAATCTTAAATGTAATACAACAATGATTATGGGAACTGTGCTTTTTGCGCTTCTTCCTGAAATCATTATGGGTATTGTTTTATTCCGCTGGGCAGCTTTAATAAGAATTCTTATTTCAGTTGCTTCTTGTGTATGTTTTGAATATATCTTCCAGAAGGTAACTAAGCAGAAGGTTGTAATTGGAAATCTCTCTGCCTGTGTTACCGGTGTTATGATGGCACTTGTTAGCCCGCCGACAGCTCCTGTTTGGATTTTTGTTGTAGGTGCTGCAGTTGCCATGATTGTTGCAAAAGGATTATTTGGTGGAATCGGTTCTAACGTATTCAACCCGGCATTGACTGGACGTGCGTTTATGTTCCTCAGCTTCCCTGCAGCAATGGGTGCTTCCTGGCTTACACCAAAAACAATTTCTGCAGTAGATGCAATTTCTTCTGCGACAACTCTTTCTGCAATGAAGGCTGGAACTTTCGCTGTAGAGCAGGGTACTTACTGGCAGTACTTTATAGGTAACAGAGCAGGTTGTATTGGTGAAACTTCAACCTTGTTGATTTTGATTTCTTTTGCTTTCCTTGCACTGGCTCACATTATTGACTGGCGTGCACCTGTTGCAATGGTTGGAACTGTTGCAATCTGTTCCTGTATTACAGGTGAAAATGTTGCCATGGCTTTGATGACTGGCGGTCTTATGTTCGGTGCAACCTTTATGGTAACTGATTACGCTACAGCACCTCTTACTAAAAAAGGCCGTCTCATATTCGGCTTTGGCTGCGGTCTTATTACATTCCTGATCCGACGCTTAGGCGGATATCCGGAAGGTGTTATGTTCTCAATTCTTATTATGAACAGTGTAGCTCCATTCCTTAATAATCTTACAGCACGTAAGTACGGTTACGGTAAAAAGGCCGGCCGTCCTGCAGATGCAAAGGAGGTAAAGTAA
- a CDS encoding FMN-binding protein — MAEASVKNQKENAWSMIRLGLILAAYAVVACAMLAVVNSFTAPKIAQNQERKVSAAMQEFFPDNGLTFETINDFTPPVVGAITVDEMYVAKRGNEIVGGAAQVSGPTYDQGTILIGIKTDGTVTGLKFLKLTDSPGFGLKANDSTFKLPNGKTFYGQFEGKNAKSGFTAGENFDAISGATITSVAVSSLINEGTKNILAYFNQKGVAK, encoded by the coding sequence ATGGCTGAAGCTTCCGTAAAAAATCAGAAAGAAAATGCATGGAGCATGATCCGTCTTGGACTCATTCTTGCAGCTTATGCTGTTGTTGCCTGTGCAATGCTTGCTGTAGTTAATAGTTTTACAGCTCCTAAAATTGCTCAGAATCAGGAAAGAAAGGTTAGTGCAGCAATGCAGGAATTCTTCCCTGACAATGGACTTACTTTTGAAACCATAAATGATTTTACACCTCCTGTAGTTGGTGCAATTACAGTTGATGAAATGTATGTTGCTAAACGCGGTAATGAAATTGTTGGCGGTGCCGCTCAGGTATCAGGTCCAACTTATGATCAGGGAACAATTCTCATCGGTATTAAAACTGATGGAACAGTTACCGGTTTGAAATTCCTTAAGCTTACAGATTCTCCTGGTTTTGGTCTTAAAGCAAATGATTCAACGTTTAAACTTCCAAACGGTAAAACCTTCTATGGACAGTTTGAAGGAAAGAATGCAAAATCAGGCTTTACTGCCGGAGAAAACTTTGATGCAATTTCCGGTGCAACAATTACAAGTGTTGCAGTTTCTTCTTTAATCAATGAAGGAACAAAAAATATTCTTGCATATTTTAATCAGAAGGGGGTAGCAAAATAA
- the rsxE gene encoding electron transport complex subunit RsxE: protein MANTKLKTFVNGFLRENPLLVLNIGLCSSLGVTTSIFNGLGMGVGMTFVLVMSEIVISIFRKLIPSAIRLPVFITVIAAFTTIVQLVLNAYVESLYNALGVFIPLIVVNCIIMGRVEAFASKNKVGDSILDGLGMGIGYTIVLVAISLIRELLGGGTLFAGTALKIDVLPEAYRIGIFNSAPGGFLVFGILAACLQAWKQYKQNKADEAEIAALKEADKPAEVEAPAAAAQPTEGGAQ, encoded by the coding sequence ATGGCAAACACAAAACTGAAAACCTTCGTTAATGGTTTCCTTCGTGAGAATCCTCTTCTTGTTTTGAACATCGGATTGTGTTCATCTCTTGGTGTTACAACAAGTATTTTCAACGGTCTTGGTATGGGAGTTGGCATGACTTTCGTACTTGTGATGAGTGAAATCGTAATCAGTATTTTCCGTAAGCTGATTCCTTCTGCAATCCGTCTTCCGGTCTTTATTACTGTAATAGCAGCCTTTACTACAATCGTTCAGCTTGTTCTGAATGCTTATGTTGAATCTCTTTACAATGCTCTTGGAGTTTTCATTCCGCTTATCGTTGTAAACTGTATCATCATGGGACGTGTAGAAGCTTTTGCATCTAAAAATAAAGTTGGAGATTCTATTCTCGATGGTCTTGGAATGGGTATCGGTTATACAATCGTTCTTGTTGCAATTTCTTTGATTCGTGAACTTCTTGGTGGAGGAACACTTTTTGCAGGAACTGCTCTTAAGATTGATGTTCTTCCAGAAGCTTACCGCATCGGAATCTTTAACAGTGCACCGGGTGGCTTCCTTGTATTCGGTATTCTTGCTGCATGTCTTCAGGCATGGAAACAATACAAGCAGAATAAAGCTGATGAAGCAGAAATCGCTGCATTGAAAGAAGCTGATAAACCAGCCGAAGTTGAAGCACCAGCCGCTGCTGCACAGCCAACTGAGGGAGGAGCACAATAA
- a CDS encoding electron transport complex protein RnfA, with translation METIKLFIKSALIDNVVFIQYLAICPFIGMTNDTEKATGMGLATTFVIMLATAVTWPIYKLVMVPLGLEFLQTLFFILVIASLVQLVEFFLKKMSPGLYNAMGVYLALITTNCAVLGITINCISKNYNYVQSLVYAFGSAMGFLISMVIMSGVRSRVKTANLPKAFAGTPILYVCASLLSLAFLGFKGLIK, from the coding sequence ATGGAAACAATCAAACTTTTTATAAAATCTGCTCTTATCGATAACGTAGTTTTCATCCAGTATCTGGCAATCTGTCCGTTCATTGGTATGACTAACGATACAGAAAAAGCAACTGGTATGGGACTTGCAACTACCTTCGTAATCATGCTTGCAACTGCCGTAACCTGGCCAATCTACAAGCTTGTTATGGTTCCGCTTGGGCTCGAGTTCCTTCAGACTCTTTTCTTTATTCTTGTAATTGCTTCTCTTGTACAGCTTGTTGAATTCTTCCTTAAGAAGATGTCACCTGGCTTGTATAATGCAATGGGTGTTTACCTTGCTTTGATTACAACTAACTGTGCAGTTCTTGGTATTACTATCAACTGTATTTCTAAGAACTACAATTATGTACAGAGTCTTGTTTATGCATTCGGTTCTGCAATGGGCTTCCTAATTTCTATGGTAATTATGAGTGGCGTTCGCAGCAGAGTTAAGACAGCAAATCTTCCAAAGGCTTTTGCAGGAACTCCAATATTGTATGTTTGTGCAAGTTTGTTGAGTCTTGCATTCCTTGGCTTTAAGGGCCTTATTAAATAA
- a CDS encoding RnfABCDGE type electron transport complex subunit B, protein MNTILYTIIVAVIIAFLLGVLLGLFKKIFHVDTDPKVQKVRDALSGANCGGCGLAGCDAFASAVVKGDAPTNGCVAGGSDCAKKVAEILGQAGVEVKPKVAFLACAGTKDCAADKAEYIGIKTCKAAQLTMNGTKKCAFGCIGLGDCVKVCPFGALYMGDDGLPKVNKSKCVACGKCVAACPKHLFRLIDADLKGAIGVCSNKSDNKVQIKKDCSKGCFKCGMCARKCPEQAIDVSSGLPVIDYTKCTSCGTCVTACVDKVLVLL, encoded by the coding sequence ATGAATACTATTTTATATACAATTATTGTTGCTGTAATTATTGCCTTCCTACTCGGTGTTCTGCTTGGTCTTTTCAAAAAGATTTTCCATGTAGATACTGATCCTAAAGTTCAGAAGGTTCGTGATGCACTTAGCGGTGCAAACTGTGGTGGCTGTGGTCTTGCCGGTTGTGATGCTTTTGCATCTGCTGTAGTTAAGGGAGACGCTCCAACTAACGGTTGTGTTGCCGGAGGTTCTGACTGTGCTAAAAAAGTTGCAGAGATTCTCGGTCAGGCTGGTGTAGAAGTAAAACCTAAGGTAGCTTTTCTTGCATGTGCAGGAACAAAAGACTGTGCTGCAGATAAGGCTGAATATATTGGAATTAAAACCTGTAAAGCTGCCCAGCTTACAATGAACGGTACAAAAAAATGTGCTTTTGGTTGTATAGGACTTGGTGACTGTGTGAAAGTATGTCCTTTCGGAGCCCTTTATATGGGAGACGATGGACTTCCAAAGGTGAACAAATCAAAATGTGTTGCCTGTGGAAAATGTGTTGCTGCCTGTCCAAAACATTTGTTCCGTCTTATTGATGCTGATTTGAAAGGTGCAATTGGTGTCTGCTCTAACAAGAGTGATAACAAAGTTCAGATTAAGAAAGACTGCTCAAAAGGATGTTTTAAGTGCGGCATGTGTGCTCGTAAATGTCCTGAACAGGCTATTGATGTCAGTTCTGGTTTACCAGTAATTGATTACACAAAGTGTACTTCATGCGGTACTTGTGTAACAGCCTGTGTAGATAAGGTTCTGGTATTGCTTTAA
- a CDS encoding NCS2 family permease, with translation MEKFFKLQERGTTVSKELVGGITTFLAMAYILAVNPSILSASGMSWGAVFTATALSAAIATLVMAFCANLPVALAPGLGLNAFFTYTVVLGMGCSYQLALTAVLLEGILFIILSLCGVREAIIKSIPEGLKKAVAVGIGLFIAIIGLANAGIVSTETGTLIGYVNFDMANKAAIVAIIGLILTIILYTLKVPGAILIGIIITTIIGIPFGVTTIPENFKPFSAPSAPHFFAFDFKGIVCTPAGKFSFAVLGQFFVIFFTFLFTDLFDTIGTLLGVAEQGNLKDENGEVQNVKGALMADAVGTAVGACLGTSTVTSFVESSSGVAAGARTGLASVTTGVLFLLSLFLSPLFFLIPSAATAPALIFVGYLMMKSVVDIKFDDPTEGIPAFITIMTMPFSYSIAKGIQWGIISYVIAKCAGKKVKDIPVVTWILAAIFLADIIFEACK, from the coding sequence ATGGAAAAGTTTTTTAAATTACAGGAAAGAGGCACCACAGTTTCTAAAGAACTTGTTGGTGGTATAACAACTTTCCTTGCTATGGCTTACATTCTTGCTGTAAACCCAAGTATTCTTTCAGCTTCTGGAATGAGCTGGGGTGCAGTATTCACAGCCACAGCACTCTCTGCTGCTATTGCAACTCTTGTAATGGCATTCTGTGCTAACCTGCCTGTTGCTCTTGCACCTGGTCTTGGTCTTAACGCATTCTTCACATACACAGTTGTTCTGGGTATGGGATGCAGCTATCAGCTTGCACTTACTGCAGTTCTCCTGGAAGGTATTCTCTTCATAATCCTTTCTCTCTGCGGTGTTCGTGAAGCAATCATTAAGTCTATTCCTGAAGGACTTAAGAAAGCTGTTGCAGTTGGTATCGGTCTTTTCATTGCAATCATTGGTCTTGCAAATGCAGGTATCGTTTCTACAGAAACAGGAACTCTTATCGGATATGTAAACTTCGATATGGCTAATAAGGCTGCAATCGTAGCAATAATTGGTCTTATCCTTACAATCATTTTGTACACATTGAAGGTACCAGGAGCAATCCTCATTGGTATCATCATTACTACTATCATTGGTATTCCATTTGGTGTAACAACTATTCCTGAAAACTTTAAGCCATTCTCAGCTCCATCAGCTCCACATTTCTTTGCTTTTGATTTCAAGGGAATCGTTTGTACTCCTGCTGGAAAATTCTCATTTGCAGTTCTCGGACAGTTCTTTGTAATCTTCTTTACATTCCTGTTCACAGACCTCTTTGATACAATCGGAACTCTTCTTGGTGTAGCAGAGCAGGGTAACCTTAAAGATGAAAACGGTGAAGTTCAGAACGTTAAGGGTGCTCTTATGGCAGATGCTGTTGGTACTGCTGTTGGTGCTTGTCTCGGTACTTCAACTGTAACATCATTCGTTGAATCTTCTTCTGGTGTTGCTGCTGGTGCACGCACTGGTCTTGCTTCAGTTACAACTGGTGTTCTTTTCCTTCTTTCATTGTTCCTGAGCCCATTGTTCTTCCTCATTCCTTCTGCAGCTACAGCTCCAGCTTTGATTTTTGTAGGATATTTGATGATGAAGTCTGTTGTAGACATTAAGTTTGATGATCCAACAGAAGGTATCCCGGCATTCATCACAATCATGACAATGCCATTCTCTTATTCAATTGCTAAGGGTATTCAGTGGGGTATCATTTCTTACGTTATCGCTAAGTGTGCAGGAAAGAAAGTAAAAGACATCCCTGTTGTTACATGGATTCTCGCAGCTATCTTCCTGGCTGATATTATTTTCGAAGCTTGCAAGTAA
- a CDS encoding 3-isopropylmalate dehydratase small subunit produces the protein MKTFGGAVLFLDRSDINTDEIIAAEYLAELPKQELTSHLFENLKVDGFNPKSDVAGKKVIITKENFGCGSEREHASWALEANGINTVVAPTFAKAFRKDMFANDLMAIEIDRKSLADMFRTFADKDTECKVVLNDDGTAKVKLIAGSLSKSYQFNVDDAEKALFNK, from the coding sequence ATGAAAACTTTTGGTGGCGCTGTGCTGTTTTTGGATCGTTCAGATATCAATACTGACGAAATTATTGCTGCAGAGTATCTTGCAGAACTTCCTAAACAGGAGTTAACTTCCCACCTTTTTGAAAATCTTAAGGTTGATGGTTTTAATCCAAAAAGTGATGTTGCCGGTAAAAAGGTAATCATTACAAAAGAAAACTTCGGCTGTGGTTCAGAACGTGAACATGCATCATGGGCTCTTGAAGCTAACGGAATCAATACAGTTGTAGCTCCAACATTTGCAAAAGCATTCCGTAAAGATATGTTCGCTAATGATCTTATGGCAATTGAAATTGACAGAAAATCTCTTGCAGATATGTTCCGCACATTTGCAGATAAAGATACAGAATGTAAGGTAGTTTTGAATGATGATGGAACTGCAAAGGTAAAACTTATTGCAGGTTCTCTTTCTAAGAGCTATCAGTTTAATGTGGATGATGCGGAGAAGGCGTTGTTCAATAAATAA
- a CDS encoding ABC transporter substrate-binding protein produces the protein MKKMLFVLASAVMAFALISCGGEKKNVVKIGVYEPASGDNGAGGKQETLGIQYANSITPTVEIAGKEYKVQLEIVDNESSNDKAVTAASELVSKGVSVVLGSYGSGVSIAASDTFAAADVPAIGVTCTNPQVTLGNNHYFRICFLDPFQGSVHANLAKDKFGAKKAYALAKLGDDYSVGLCNYFIEGCKKLGIEVIFETFPDGTSDFAAYVANAKNNKADVFFSPVSIEAAALIIEQANTQGLKIPLLAGDTWDSNVVLAAAKGTNIDVYVTTFFVEGSADANVVSFVDGFRNYLNTNATAKTNNGGDDEIAAVSAMGFDAYYTALEALKAAGSTKSADVMKALPSVTYNGVSGSIAFDKNGDAERDVAYIKKVNNSTGKWDFIAIQKVN, from the coding sequence ATGAAAAAAATGCTTTTTGTACTTGCTTCAGCAGTAATGGCTTTTGCTCTTATCAGCTGTGGCGGTGAAAAGAAAAATGTTGTAAAAATCGGTGTTTACGAACCAGCATCTGGTGATAACGGTGCCGGTGGTAAGCAGGAAACTCTTGGTATTCAGTATGCAAACTCTATCACTCCAACTGTAGAAATTGCAGGAAAAGAATACAAAGTTCAGCTTGAAATCGTAGATAACGAATCTTCAAATGATAAGGCTGTAACAGCAGCTTCTGAACTCGTAAGCAAGGGTGTTTCTGTAGTTCTCGGATCTTACGGTTCTGGTGTTTCAATTGCTGCTTCTGATACATTTGCTGCTGCAGATGTTCCAGCTATTGGCGTTACATGTACAAACCCACAGGTTACTCTTGGAAACAATCACTATTTCCGTATCTGCTTCCTTGATCCATTCCAGGGTTCAGTTCATGCAAATCTTGCTAAAGATAAGTTTGGTGCTAAAAAGGCTTATGCACTTGCAAAACTTGGTGATGACTATTCTGTAGGTCTTTGTAACTACTTTATTGAAGGCTGTAAAAAACTCGGAATCGAAGTAATCTTCGAAACATTCCCAGACGGAACTTCTGACTTTGCTGCTTATGTTGCAAATGCAAAGAACAATAAAGCAGATGTATTCTTCTCTCCAGTTTCAATTGAGGCAGCTGCTCTTATTATTGAACAGGCAAATACACAGGGACTTAAGATTCCTCTTCTTGCAGGTGATACATGGGATTCTAACGTTGTTCTTGCTGCAGCTAAGGGAACAAATATTGATGTATATGTAACAACCTTCTTCGTAGAGGGAAGTGCAGATGCTAATGTAGTTTCATTTGTAGACGGTTTCAGAAACTATCTTAATACAAATGCTACTGCTAAAACTAACAATGGTGGAGATGATGAAATCGCTGCTGTTTCTGCAATGGGATTCGATGCTTACTATACTGCACTCGAAGCTCTCAAAGCAGCAGGAAGCACAAAATCTGCTGACGTTATGAAAGCTCTTCCATCTGTAACATACAATGGTGTTTCAGGTTCTATCGCATTCGATAAGAATGGTGATGCTGAGCGTGATGTTGCTTACATCAAGAAAGTAAACAACTCAACTGGAAAGTGGGACTTCATTGCTATTCAGAAAGTAAACTAA
- a CDS encoding branched-chain amino acid ABC transporter permease produces MNFFQANLPYLLAGISTGGQYALIAIGYTMVYGILRLINFAHGDVFMAAGLIMIYSYTVMPLWVSIPLTIILTVLVGFAIERTAYKPLRTAPRMSIMISAIGMSYLIQNLALYITGGLLKTYPKIPWISDSITIFGAITKRVTVITPFLTIILVVALVLLIKYTKIGMAMRAVSRDFETAQLMGIKIDSVISMTFIIGSFLAAVGSILFFSNYPGVTPTVGGMPGLKAFVAAVFGGIGSIPGAVIGAFLIGICENIIKGLGWTTFSDAFTFVLLICVLMFMPTGLFGEKQTDKV; encoded by the coding sequence ATGAACTTTTTTCAGGCTAATCTGCCTTATCTTCTTGCAGGTATTTCTACCGGTGGCCAGTATGCCCTCATTGCGATAGGCTACACAATGGTTTACGGTATCTTAAGACTTATCAATTTCGCACACGGCGATGTATTTATGGCGGCCGGACTTATCATGATTTATTCTTACACTGTAATGCCGCTTTGGGTTTCAATCCCATTAACTATCATACTTACAGTTCTGGTTGGCTTTGCAATTGAACGTACTGCCTATAAACCTTTAAGAACTGCACCTCGTATGTCAATTATGATTTCTGCAATCGGAATGTCATATCTGATTCAGAATCTTGCTTTATATATTACTGGTGGACTATTAAAAACTTATCCGAAGATTCCATGGATAAGCGATTCTATAACAATCTTTGGAGCAATTACAAAACGTGTAACTGTGATTACTCCTTTCCTTACAATTATTCTCGTAGTAGCACTTGTTCTTTTGATTAAGTATACAAAAATCGGAATGGCTATGCGTGCTGTTTCCCGTGATTTTGAAACTGCTCAGCTTATGGGAATCAAAATTGACTCAGTTATTTCGATGACTTTTATAATCGGTTCTTTCCTTGCTGCAGTAGGTTCAATTCTGTTCTTCTCGAACTATCCTGGAGTTACACCAACTGTTGGTGGTATGCCAGGACTTAAGGCTTTCGTAGCAGCAGTTTTCGGAGGAATCGGTTCTATTCCAGGTGCTGTAATCGGTGCCTTCTTAATTGGTATATGTGAGAACATTATTAAGGGACTTGGCTGGACAACCTTCAGCGATGCCTTTACTTTTGTTCTTTTGATTTGTGTATTGATGTTCATGCCGACTGGACTCTTCGGCGAGAAACAGACCGATAAGGTTTAA
- a CDS encoding branched-chain amino acid ABC transporter permease produces MEITNKKRDLFIGFGLLALLFVVLIILEHTIRPTSILFTVLKKGAIYALVAVSMNLLNGFTGLFSLGQAGFMLLGAYTYAIFTIPLEARAQVYQYFDGGAIHFTLPVIVAMILAGLVAAFFAYLIGLPVLHLKSDYLAIATLGFAEILRAIFQWDKLGVITNGSNLLRKYPVFKSTTFYFAVSGICIAVIVLLINSTYGRAFKAIRDDEVAAEAMGINLAHHKRMAFTISSFFAGISGALLAMFQTTIQASQFKSAMTYEILLIVVIGGIGSVTGSCISSFLFIACSEWWLRFLDNANLNFTYVQILRPGFRKVVFSIVIMCIVLFYQKGIMGDKEFSIKGISGFFKKFKKK; encoded by the coding sequence ATGGAAATTACTAACAAAAAAAGAGATTTATTTATCGGCTTTGGACTTCTTGCTCTGCTGTTCGTTGTTCTTATTATTCTTGAACACACAATTCGTCCTACATCAATTCTGTTTACAGTATTAAAGAAGGGTGCAATTTACGCACTTGTTGCTGTAAGTATGAACCTTTTGAATGGATTTACAGGTTTGTTCAGTTTAGGTCAGGCTGGCTTTATGCTGCTTGGTGCTTATACTTATGCAATCTTTACAATTCCGCTTGAAGCGCGTGCTCAGGTTTATCAATACTTTGATGGTGGTGCAATTCATTTTACACTGCCTGTAATTGTTGCAATGATTCTTGCCGGCCTTGTAGCAGCATTCTTTGCTTATCTGATTGGACTTCCTGTTCTGCATCTTAAATCAGATTACCTTGCAATTGCGACACTTGGATTTGCAGAGATTCTTCGTGCAATCTTCCAGTGGGATAAGCTTGGTGTTATCACAAACGGTTCAAACCTTTTGCGAAAGTATCCGGTATTTAAATCTACAACATTCTATTTTGCAGTAAGCGGAATCTGTATTGCAGTTATTGTACTTCTTATCAATTCTACTTATGGCCGTGCTTTCAAAGCTATCCGCGATGATGAAGTTGCTGCCGAAGCAATGGGTATCAATCTTGCTCATCATAAAAGAATGGCATTTACAATCAGTTCATTCTTTGCAGGTATTTCTGGTGCTCTTCTTGCAATGTTCCAGACAACAATTCAGGCAAGTCAGTTTAAGTCTGCAATGACTTATGAGATTCTTTTGATTGTTGTAATCGGAGGAATCGGTTCTGTAACAGGAAGCTGTATTTCTTCATTCCTTTTTATTGCATGTTCTGAGTGGTGGCTCCGCTTCCTTGATAACGCGAACCTGAACTTTACTTACGTTCAGATTTTACGTCCTGGATTCAGAAAGGTAGTATTCTCTATCGTAATTATGTGTATCGTACTTTTCTACCAGAAAGGAATTATGGGCGATAAAGAATTCTCAATTAAGGGAATATCGGGCTTTTTTAAGAAGTTTAAGAAAAAGTAG
- a CDS encoding ABC transporter ATP-binding protein — protein sequence MNMNILKMENITMQFGGVVAVDNLSLEVNEGEIVSLIGPNGAGKTTAFNVVTGVYAPTNGAVWFNGNKIVENHPRRKMKKLYAGKDKTVFNGHLEPTPDKITKLGIARTFQNIRLWKSQTVFDNVLIAKHLRRTSNVFSATFRLNWKEEKKQREETAELLKILGLYDVKDELCTSLPYGLQRRLEIARALATNPTLLLLDEPAAGMNPQETAELTDFIRHIRTDFHLSVFMIEHHMDLVMDISDRIYVLNFGALIAQGTPDEIQNNPDVIAAYLGESEEDSDYSDKPYAVEEEAE from the coding sequence ATGAATATGAACATTTTGAAAATGGAAAATATAACAATGCAGTTCGGCGGTGTAGTTGCCGTTGACAATCTTTCTCTTGAAGTAAACGAAGGAGAAATTGTATCTCTTATCGGACCAAACGGAGCAGGTAAGACAACTGCATTCAATGTTGTAACCGGAGTTTATGCACCAACAAACGGAGCAGTCTGGTTCAACGGAAATAAGATTGTAGAAAATCATCCCCGCAGAAAGATGAAAAAACTTTATGCAGGAAAAGATAAAACTGTATTCAATGGTCACCTGGAACCGACTCCAGACAAAATCACAAAGCTTGGAATTGCTCGAACCTTCCAGAACATCCGTTTGTGGAAGAGCCAGACTGTATTTGATAACGTTCTGATTGCAAAACACCTTCGCCGCACTTCAAATGTTTTCTCTGCAACTTTCCGCCTTAACTGGAAAGAAGAGAAAAAGCAGCGCGAAGAAACTGCCGAACTTTTGAAGATTCTCGGGCTTTACGATGTAAAGGATGAACTTTGTACTTCGCTTCCATACGGACTTCAGCGTCGTCTGGAAATTGCACGTGCTCTTGCTACAAATCCAACTTTGCTTTTGCTTGATGAACCTGCAGCCGGTATGAACCCACAGGAAACTGCAGAGCTTACAGACTTTATCCGTCACATCCGTACAGACTTCCATCTATCTGTATTTATGATTGAACACCACATGGATCTTGTTATGGATATTTCTGACAGAATCTACGTTTTGAACTTTGGTGCTCTTATTGCACAGGGAACTCCAGATGAGATTCAGAATAATCCTGATGTAATTGCAGCTTATCTTGGTGAATCAGAAGAAGACAGTGATTATTCAGACAAGCCATATGCTGTAGAAGAGGAGGCCGAATAA
- a CDS encoding ABC transporter ATP-binding protein: MLEIKDLHVSYGGIKALRGINIEVPDGKIVTLIGANGAGKSTLLRTISGLVKAESGSIKLDGKEITGLPINKICAEGIALSPEGRHVFSDLTVIENLRIGAYLRNDKKAIEKDLEWVFNLFPRLKERSWQFAGTLSGGEQQMLAVGRALMSKPKILMLDEPSLGLAPLVVQQIFDIIREINNSGVTVLLIEQNANMALKTADIAYVIETGEIVLSGTGKQVLENPTVREAYLGKKK; the protein is encoded by the coding sequence ATGCTTGAAATTAAAGACTTACATGTATCATACGGCGGAATCAAAGCTCTTCGCGGTATCAATATCGAAGTTCCAGATGGAAAAATCGTTACTCTTATTGGAGCAAATGGTGCCGGTAAATCTACTTTGTTACGTACAATCAGTGGACTCGTAAAAGCTGAAAGCGGCTCAATCAAACTTGATGGAAAGGAAATAACAGGACTTCCTATCAATAAAATCTGTGCAGAAGGAATTGCACTTAGCCCTGAAGGACGACATGTTTTCTCTGACCTGACAGTTATTGAAAATCTTAGAATTGGTGCTTATCTTCGTAATGATAAAAAGGCCATCGAAAAAGACCTTGAATGGGTATTTAATTTGTTCCCACGTCTTAAAGAACGTTCATGGCAGTTTGCAGGAACCCTTTCGGGTGGTGAACAGCAGATGCTTGCTGTTGGACGAGCTCTTATGAGTAAGCCAAAAATTCTTATGCTGGATGAACCTTCATTGGGACTTGCACCTCTTGTAGTACAGCAGATATTTGATATCATCCGTGAAATCAATAACAGCGGTGTTACAGTGCTTCTTATTGAACAGAACGCAAATATGGCATTAAAAACTGCCGACATCGCATACGTTATCGAAACAGGTGAAATAGTCCTCAGCGGCACAGGCAAACAGGTACTTGAGAACCCGACAGTTCGCGAAGCATACCTCGGAAAAAAGAAATAA